One Micavibrio aeruginosavorus ARL-13 genomic window carries:
- a CDS encoding ribonuclease D has protein sequence MTVTLHKGDLPAGLNFGKIIAVDTEAMGLNNHRDRLCVVQLSAGDGAAHLVQFARGEYDAPNLKKLLGDPNVLKLFHFARFDVAIIKHYLGVDCNPLWCTRLASMLCRTYTDKHGLRELCRELLGIELNKQQQSSDWGYDTLSPEQMNYAANDVLHLHALKERLEMMLERENRLELAQKLFDFVPTRAQLDLMGWPETDIFAHN, from the coding sequence ATGACCGTGACGTTGCATAAGGGCGATCTGCCCGCGGGATTGAATTTCGGCAAAATCATTGCCGTTGATACCGAGGCCATGGGTCTGAACAATCACCGTGACCGTTTGTGCGTTGTGCAACTCTCCGCCGGGGATGGCGCCGCCCATCTGGTGCAATTTGCACGCGGCGAATATGACGCGCCGAATTTGAAAAAATTGCTGGGCGATCCGAATGTTTTGAAACTGTTCCATTTCGCCCGTTTTGACGTGGCGATTATCAAACATTATCTGGGCGTTGATTGTAACCCGCTGTGGTGCACGCGTCTGGCGTCCATGCTGTGCCGGACCTATACCGACAAACATGGCTTGCGTGAATTGTGCCGCGAATTGCTGGGCATTGAACTGAACAAGCAGCAACAATCATCCGACTGGGGCTATGACACGCTCAGCCCGGAACAGATGAATTACGCCGCCAACGACGTGTTGCATCTGCATGCGTTGAAAGAGCGTCTGGAAATGATGCTGGAACGCGAAAACCGTTTGGAGCTGGCGCAGAAATTGTTCGATTTCGTGCCGACCCGCGCGCAGCTGGATTTGATGGGCTGGCCGGAAACCGACATTTTCGCGCACAATTAA
- a CDS encoding LptA/OstA family protein — translation MKKFLALFLVCALYAPAAMAQTSNSSEPLEISADKTLEWHRNDKRYIAKGKAVAQQGDTTIAAETLTADYREANGKDMDIYRLTAETDVAITSGINTAYGNHAVYDVDSGMATLTGGDLRMTSPEQTVTATDKFEYDVNGGRLSAMGNAKLVRGEDILEAPSMSAFFAAQSADGEQSRKLERMEATGGITITTPTEILTGDRGDYDAATNIATVTGNVKITRGQNILEGEKATVNLTTNVSTLTGNTVQKGSDGRVRGVFYPDDQTNEKAETTPAKTDLKPIITVIPAPTAGEPVTP, via the coding sequence ATGAAAAAATTTCTCGCTCTGTTTCTGGTCTGTGCGCTGTACGCCCCGGCGGCCATGGCCCAAACCAGCAATTCATCCGAACCGCTGGAAATCAGCGCGGATAAAACGCTGGAATGGCATCGCAATGACAAACGCTATATTGCCAAGGGCAAGGCTGTGGCCCAGCAGGGCGATACCACCATCGCCGCCGAAACGCTCACGGCGGACTATCGCGAAGCGAACGGCAAAGACATGGATATTTACCGCCTGACCGCGGAAACGGATGTGGCGATTACATCGGGCATTAACACCGCCTACGGCAATCATGCGGTTTATGATGTCGACAGCGGTATGGCCACATTGACTGGCGGTGATTTGCGCATGACGTCACCCGAACAGACCGTCACCGCGACCGACAAATTTGAATATGACGTCAATGGCGGGCGGTTGTCGGCGATGGGCAATGCCAAACTGGTGCGGGGCGAAGATATTCTGGAGGCCCCCAGCATGTCGGCCTTTTTCGCCGCGCAAAGTGCGGATGGCGAACAATCCCGCAAGCTGGAGCGGATGGAAGCCACGGGCGGAATCACAATCACCACCCCGACGGAAATTCTCACGGGTGATCGCGGGGACTATGATGCCGCCACCAACATCGCGACTGTGACCGGTAACGTCAAAATCACCCGGGGCCAAAACATTCTGGAAGGCGAAAAAGCCACCGTCAACCTGACCACGAATGTCAGCACCCTGACCGGAAATACCGTGCAAAAGGGCAGTGATGGGCGCGTGCGCGGTGTATTTTATCCGGATGATCAGACGAATGAGAAAGCGGAAACAACGCCGGCAAAGACGGATCTGAAACCGATCATTACCGTCATTCCCGCACCAACGGCGGGTGAACCGGTTACGCCTTAA
- a CDS encoding PleD family two-component system response regulator, giving the protein MKILVIDRDSLTTQLVSSRLQSAGHSVVEEAVKNNAIERLGVEPFDAVFIDPAPLNNARPIILGIRRSVRNYPYIVLMSGSMDRVEALKSGANDVMLKPIDGAGLEKMAQNAERLTSLIARIGDDSEDFPSAGGVIAKSAFNQLFLSCLDRADRYGERSFLVFIGIKNHKDVLEVDGSYAAAALSARLSQSLVRLRRQSDIIAQTGKNEYCLMLQRPQYETEPMEAATRFAEALSKNADLSSSGQMGVQLYVTLVDLPVGALHADHTVHPGHATEFAIGSMA; this is encoded by the coding sequence ATGAAAATCCTCGTGATCGACCGCGACAGCCTGACGACCCAGCTCGTATCTTCCCGCCTGCAATCCGCCGGCCATAGCGTGGTGGAAGAAGCGGTGAAAAATAACGCGATTGAACGGCTGGGGGTGGAACCCTTTGATGCGGTGTTTATTGATCCCGCCCCGCTGAACAACGCGCGCCCGATCATTCTGGGCATTCGCCGTTCGGTGCGGAATTACCCCTATATCGTCCTGATGTCCGGGTCCATGGACCGGGTCGAGGCGTTGAAATCCGGGGCCAATGACGTGATGCTGAAACCCATCGACGGGGCGGGCCTGGAAAAAATGGCCCAAAACGCCGAGCGGCTGACCAGCCTGATCGCTCGCATTGGCGATGATAGCGAGGATTTCCCCTCCGCCGGGGGCGTCATCGCCAAATCGGCCTTTAACCAATTGTTCCTGTCCTGTCTGGACCGCGCCGACCGCTATGGCGAACGTTCCTTCCTCGTTTTTATCGGGATTAAAAATCACAAGGATGTGCTGGAGGTGGACGGGTCCTACGCCGCCGCCGCCCTGTCCGCGCGCCTGTCACAAAGCTTGGTCCGCCTGCGCCGTCAAAGCGACATCATCGCGCAAACGGGTAAAAACGAATATTGCCTGATGCTGCAACGGCCCCAATACGAAACCGAACCGATGGAAGCCGCCACCCGCTTTGCCGAGGCCCTGTCGAAAAATGCCGACCTGTCCTCCAGCGGCCAGATGGGCGTCCAGCTCTACGTCACCCTCGTCGACCTCCCCGTCGGCGCATTGCATGCCGACCACACGGTCCATCCGGGGCACGCGACGGAATTTGCGATCGGGTCGATGGCGTAG
- the rpoN gene encoding RNA polymerase factor sigma-54 produces the protein MSNVSQRLDLRQSQNLVMTPQLQQAIKLLQMNNIELAEYIEEELEKNPLLEKGEPETQTSVEGEGDTTAAESSAPERDAMESGFDENWTGNEADTPSSTAASAGDYTGADVYSGTGAGGRSNFENDENSLENTLTRDKTLREHLLEQVAVDTSDARDRMLAALLIDQLDETGYLREGAETLAERLGCPLDRMQALLARLKKFDPPGIFARDLSECLALQLDDLGQLDQPMRILLQNLDKLASHDYDALARACGVNETYLRDMIDDIRALNPRPASSFDHFVVQTVIPDVAMRPIPKSEGGGWRVELNNDALPRVLVNQSYYTTVAGQAKSRQDKDYLSAQMNAASWLVKALDQRAKTILKVAAEIVEQQNAFFLFGIEFLQPLTLKDIAEKIEMHESTVSRVTTNKYIATPRGIFEMKYFFSTALVAADGTSHSAEAVKAKIKTMIDAEKSDAVLSDDAIVDALKAEGIDLARRTVAKYREGMNIPSSVQRRKQKKNSGPA, from the coding sequence ATGTCCAATGTGTCCCAACGGCTGGATCTTCGCCAGTCTCAAAACCTCGTCATGACCCCCCAGCTGCAACAGGCCATCAAGCTGTTGCAGATGAACAATATCGAACTGGCGGAATATATTGAGGAGGAGCTGGAAAAAAACCCGCTGCTGGAAAAGGGCGAACCCGAAACCCAAACCAGCGTTGAGGGTGAGGGCGATACAACGGCCGCCGAATCATCCGCACCGGAACGGGACGCGATGGAAAGCGGCTTTGATGAAAACTGGACCGGGAACGAAGCCGACACCCCGTCATCCACGGCGGCCAGCGCCGGTGATTACACCGGGGCCGATGTCTATAGCGGCACGGGTGCGGGCGGGCGCAGCAATTTTGAAAATGATGAAAACTCCCTTGAAAACACCCTGACGCGCGACAAGACCCTGCGCGAACATTTGCTGGAACAGGTGGCGGTCGATACATCCGACGCGCGTGATCGCATGCTTGCGGCCCTGTTGATCGACCAGCTGGATGAAACCGGATATTTGCGCGAAGGTGCGGAAACATTGGCCGAACGGCTAGGCTGTCCGTTGGATCGGATGCAGGCTTTGCTGGCGCGTCTGAAAAAATTTGATCCGCCGGGTATTTTTGCCCGCGACCTGTCCGAATGTCTGGCCCTGCAACTGGATGATCTGGGGCAACTGGACCAGCCGATGCGGATTTTGCTGCAGAATCTCGATAAGCTGGCCAGCCATGATTACGACGCGCTGGCGCGCGCCTGCGGCGTCAATGAAACATATCTGCGCGATATGATTGATGATATCCGCGCACTCAACCCGCGTCCGGCGTCCTCGTTTGATCATTTTGTGGTGCAAACGGTGATCCCCGATGTGGCCATGCGCCCAATCCCGAAATCCGAAGGGGGCGGCTGGCGCGTTGAATTGAACAATGACGCCCTGCCGCGCGTTCTGGTCAATCAATCCTATTACACCACCGTGGCCGGCCAGGCGAAAAGCCGTCAGGACAAGGATTACTTAAGCGCGCAGATGAACGCGGCCAGCTGGCTGGTCAAGGCGCTGGACCAGCGCGCGAAGACCATTTTAAAGGTCGCGGCAGAAATCGTTGAACAACAAAACGCGTTCTTCCTGTTCGGGATTGAATTTCTGCAGCCGCTGACGTTGAAGGACATTGCGGAAAAAATCGAAATGCACGAAAGCACGGTCAGCCGTGTGACCACGAATAAATACATCGCCACACCGCGCGGTATTTTTGAAATGAAATATTTCTTCTCCACCGCTTTGGTCGCGGCGGATGGAACCAGCCATTCGGCAGAGGCGGTGAAGGCCAAAATCAAAACCATGATTGATGCGGAAAAATCCGACGCCGTGCTGTCCGACGATGCCATCGTTGATGCGCTGAAGGCCGAGGGGATCGACCTGGCCCGCCGTACCGTTGCCAAATACCGCGAGGGCATGAACATCCCCTCCTCGGTCCAGCGCCGGAAGCAGAAGAAAAATTCAGGGCCCGCCTGA
- a CDS encoding KpsF/GutQ family sugar-phosphate isomerase: MMTAPRFDADTTPMDTDKAARDIATGRRTIETEVAGLNALAASMDENFARAVATIQAMKDSGRGRLIVAGIGKSGHIAKKLAATFASTGTPAFFVHPGEASHGDLGMVTEDDIVLLLSNSGGSAELSDLIHYTRRFGITLIAVTSKADSALAKHADQVLLLPQMPEACPIGMAPTTSTTMTLALGDAIAVALLERMGLSKDDFKVWHPGGKLGQRLQKVSALMHAYDALPLIDQSATMDQAILMLSAKNLGVVLALDSSKKLAGIITDGDLKRHMGPDLLSRKVAEIMSKNPRTIAHDALAVEAVDVMTKTPGQYLTSLIVVDDNGDLTGLIRLQDCLQAGIV, encoded by the coding sequence ATGATGACTGCACCGCGCTTTGACGCCGACACCACGCCGATGGATACCGACAAGGCCGCACGCGACATCGCCACGGGCCGCCGCACGATTGAAACGGAAGTGGCGGGGCTGAACGCGTTGGCCGCATCCATGGATGAAAATTTCGCCCGCGCCGTCGCCACCATTCAGGCGATGAAGGATTCTGGACGCGGTCGTTTGATCGTGGCAGGCATTGGCAAAAGCGGCCATATCGCCAAGAAGCTGGCCGCGACCTTCGCCTCCACCGGCACGCCGGCGTTCTTCGTTCACCCGGGCGAAGCCAGCCATGGTGACCTGGGCATGGTGACGGAGGATGATATTGTCCTGCTGCTGTCCAATTCCGGCGGCAGTGCGGAACTCTCCGACTTGATCCATTATACGCGCCGTTTTGGCATTACCCTGATCGCCGTGACCAGCAAAGCAGACAGCGCGCTGGCCAAACATGCGGATCAGGTGTTGCTGTTGCCGCAAATGCCCGAAGCCTGCCCCATCGGCATGGCCCCGACGACATCCACCACCATGACGCTGGCTCTGGGCGATGCGATTGCGGTTGCGCTGCTGGAACGCATGGGGTTGAGCAAGGATGATTTTAAAGTCTGGCACCCGGGCGGCAAACTGGGCCAGCGTTTGCAAAAAGTTTCGGCCTTGATGCATGCCTATGACGCCCTGCCTTTGATCGACCAATCGGCCACGATGGATCAGGCGATTTTGATGCTGAGCGCGAAAAATCTGGGCGTTGTTCTGGCGCTGGATTCATCCAAAAAGCTGGCCGGGATTATCACCGACGGCGATTTGAAGCGCCATATGGGCCCGGATCTGCTGTCCCGCAAGGTGGCTGAGATTATGAGCAAGAACCCGCGCACCATCGCGCATGACGCGCTGGCGGTTGAGGCCGTGGACGTCATGACCAAAACGCCGGGCCAGTATTTGACCAGCTTGATCGTCGTTGATGACAATGGCGATCTAACCGGACTGATCCGCTTGCAGGATTGCCTGCAGGCCGGAATCGTTTAA
- a CDS encoding PTS sugar transporter subunit IIA, with the protein MSDSVFHIDADLVLPLAKLPTRRKIIDRLADLAASPASMEPAAIAARLLQRERQATSGIGGGVAIPHLRLRLLDRPVFVMMTLASPVDFDAVDRQPVDIVAMLLSPESDGPLHLRRLARLSRLLRDDAACAALRRARSESDIRMALNAPMVRTGGMFAA; encoded by the coding sequence ATGTCCGACTCGGTATTTCACATCGACGCCGACCTTGTTTTGCCGCTGGCGAAATTGCCCACCCGCCGAAAAATCATTGACCGCCTGGCCGATCTGGCCGCCTCCCCCGCTTCTATGGAACCCGCCGCCATCGCCGCACGTTTGTTGCAGCGTGAACGTCAGGCCACGTCCGGTATTGGGGGCGGTGTAGCGATTCCGCATTTGCGTCTGCGCCTGCTGGACCGCCCGGTCTTCGTCATGATGACGCTGGCCAGCCCGGTTGATTTTGACGCGGTGGATCGCCAGCCGGTGGATATTGTCGCCATGCTGTTATCACCGGAATCTGACGGCCCGTTGCATTTGCGCCGTCTGGCCCGCCTGTCGCGCCTGTTGCGTGATGACGCAGCGTGCGCCGCCTTGCGCCGCGCCCGTAGCGAGAGCGATATCCGCATGGCCCTGAACGCCCCGATGGTGCGTACGGGCGGCATGTTCGCGGCGTAA
- a CDS encoding Hsp20 family protein, giving the protein MTSRLTVFDSPLFLGFEQFERTLDRIKKTSDGYPPYNIEQIGETGLRITLAVAGFTMNDLDVEVENNQLTIRGHQAEDDDTRLYLHRGIAARQFQRSFILADGIEVDGASLDNGLLHIDMKRVEPESAARKIAIKDQNVLGQNGHSSRKAIDVEGQNNK; this is encoded by the coding sequence ATGACATCACGCCTGACCGTGTTCGATTCCCCCCTGTTTCTGGGCTTCGAACAATTTGAACGCACACTGGACCGGATTAAAAAAACATCCGACGGTTATCCGCCTTACAATATCGAACAGATCGGGGAAACGGGGCTGCGTATTACGCTGGCGGTTGCCGGGTTCACCATGAATGATCTGGATGTCGAAGTTGAAAACAATCAACTGACCATCCGCGGCCATCAGGCCGAAGACGACGATACGCGCCTGTACCTGCATCGCGGGATTGCGGCGCGGCAATTCCAACGCTCTTTCATCCTGGCCGACGGTATTGAGGTCGATGGCGCATCGTTGGATAACGGTTTGTTGCATATCGACATGAAACGGGTCGAACCCGAATCGGCGGCCCGCAAAATCGCCATCAAGGATCAAAACGTCCTTGGCCAGAACGGCCATTCATCCCGCAAGGCGATCGACGTCGAAGGCCAGAATAACAAATAA
- a CDS encoding zinc-finger domain-containing protein has protein sequence MTMQNASTQPPEIIAVDADCDEVCCDGGGGALGHPMVWYTFDGRKTVECLYCDRQFEQKTA, from the coding sequence ATGACAATGCAAAACGCATCCACCCAACCGCCTGAAATCATTGCCGTCGATGCCGATTGCGACGAAGTCTGCTGCGATGGCGGGGGCGGGGCCTTGGGGCATCCGATGGTCTGGTACACGTTTGATGGCCGCAAAACCGTGGAGTGCCTGTATTGCGACCGGCAGTTTGAACAGAAAACGGCTTAA
- a CDS encoding FAD-binding oxidoreductase: MSDTLKASADPAGCTGMCTALPPTPPPASFDAVVEGIDAPSADIRILRLRLNNTMRLSYRAGHYADLAVAGLPARSYSIANAPDANGTTDRLEFHIRNTGGVASQHVATQLKIGDTVTVTAPMGHATLAPGCVKPIIAIAGGMGLSPMKAIVESALNTGHPGPVTLYWGVNHGDDLYMADHFRALQVTHAQFRFVPVVRDDQSRPADAQAGMVGDVVIRDHADLSGLSLYVAGPPPMVSAIIPQLLAHKAHRGDIHTDDSSARAGGLGRQPSGTQSSGTQPS, encoded by the coding sequence TTGAGCGACACGCTGAAAGCCAGCGCTGATCCGGCAGGATGCACAGGGATGTGCACCGCCCTGCCCCCCACACCGCCACCCGCATCATTCGACGCGGTGGTAGAGGGGATTGATGCGCCCAGTGCCGATATTCGTATTCTTCGTCTGCGCCTGAACAACACTATGCGTTTGTCCTATCGTGCCGGGCACTATGCCGATCTGGCCGTGGCGGGATTGCCCGCCCGATCTTACTCGATCGCCAATGCGCCCGATGCCAACGGCACGACAGATCGTCTGGAATTTCACATTCGCAACACCGGCGGCGTGGCCAGCCAGCACGTTGCCACACAATTGAAAATCGGCGATACCGTGACCGTCACCGCACCGATGGGCCATGCCACATTGGCCCCGGGATGCGTGAAACCGATTATCGCGATTGCCGGGGGCATGGGATTGTCACCGATGAAGGCAATTGTTGAATCCGCCCTGAACACCGGGCACCCGGGGCCTGTGACTTTGTATTGGGGCGTCAATCATGGCGATGACCTGTATATGGCCGACCATTTCCGCGCCCTGCAAGTCACCCATGCGCAGTTCCGGTTCGTGCCGGTTGTGCGCGATGACCAAAGCCGCCCGGCGGATGCACAGGCCGGCATGGTTGGGGATGTCGTGATTCGTGATCATGCCGATTTATCCGGCCTGTCGCTTTACGTCGCCGGGCCACCGCCGATGGTATCAGCCATCATCCCGCAATTGCTGGCGCATAAGGCCCATCGCGGCGATATTCACACCGATGATTCATCCGCCCGCGCGGGCGGTCTGGGCCGTCAGCCATCTGGAACCCAATCCAGCGGGACCCAGCCATCATGA
- the hpf gene encoding ribosome hibernation-promoting factor, HPF/YfiA family, with amino-acid sequence MELSVQGKQINVGDALRAHVQEKLEDLNAKFFNRAIDATVIFSREGHAFFNAHVSIRIGKNINVVAEAEDTDIYAAFDQAAVKLAKQLRRYKNRLRDHHRRAEDMPDDTILQARSYTIAPEQDDEDAKESSGEQAPIIVAEMTTDILTLSVSTAVMHMDLMHQNALLFRNESHGGLNMVYRRPDGHVGWVDPVGNGLSAHKEAAE; translated from the coding sequence ATGGAACTATCCGTTCAAGGCAAACAGATCAATGTCGGCGACGCACTGCGCGCCCATGTCCAGGAAAAGCTGGAGGATCTGAACGCCAAATTCTTTAATCGCGCGATTGATGCAACGGTCATCTTCTCGCGCGAGGGCCATGCGTTTTTCAATGCGCATGTGTCCATTCGCATCGGTAAAAACATCAACGTCGTGGCCGAGGCCGAAGACACCGATATTTATGCGGCCTTTGACCAGGCGGCGGTGAAGCTGGCCAAGCAATTGCGCCGTTATAAAAACCGCCTGCGCGACCACCACCGCCGTGCCGAAGACATGCCGGACGATACAATCCTGCAAGCCCGCAGCTATACCATCGCCCCGGAACAGGATGATGAAGATGCAAAAGAATCATCCGGTGAACAGGCCCCGATCATCGTCGCGGAAATGACCACCGACATCCTGACGCTCAGTGTGTCCACGGCCGTGATGCACATGGATCTGATGCACCAGAATGCGCTGCTGTTCCGCAACGAAAGCCACGGCGGCCTGAACATGGTCTATCGCCGCCCGGACGGGCATGTGGGCTGGGTCGACCCGGTCGGCAACGGCCTCTCCGCGCACAAGGAAGCGGCGGAATAA
- a CDS encoding DedA family protein: protein MHFDILHLIETLGMWGVWAVVFAESGILFCFFMPGDSLLFAAGVLAGQDLMPIGLLAGGCFIAAVTGNLLGYEIGRRVGMKIINPRTEKFLKPEYLQMTSDFFEKHGKMAVVLARFMPIIRTFTPFLAGMVGMSYRVFFIYTIVGAVFWAIGLTMLGFFLGDLIPQDKIDMYILPIIVLIILISVLPSVFHIWKEMRARKAVAPENDKA from the coding sequence ATGCATTTTGATATTCTGCACCTGATCGAAACACTGGGCATGTGGGGCGTCTGGGCTGTGGTGTTTGCCGAATCCGGCATTTTGTTCTGCTTCTTTATGCCGGGGGATTCCCTGTTGTTCGCGGCTGGCGTTCTGGCGGGACAGGATTTGATGCCGATTGGTCTGCTGGCGGGGGGGTGTTTCATTGCGGCGGTGACGGGCAATTTGCTGGGCTATGAAATTGGTCGCCGTGTCGGCATGAAAATCATCAACCCGCGCACGGAAAAATTCCTGAAGCCGGAATATCTGCAAATGACGTCCGACTTCTTTGAAAAGCACGGTAAAATGGCTGTTGTGCTGGCGCGTTTTATGCCGATCATTCGTACATTCACCCCGTTTCTGGCCGGCATGGTCGGCATGTCGTACCGTGTGTTCTTCATCTACACCATCGTTGGTGCGGTGTTCTGGGCGATTGGCCTGACTATGCTGGGCTTCTTCCTGGGCGACCTGATCCCGCAGGACAAGATCGACATGTATATCCTGCCGATCATTGTGTTGATTATCCTGATTTCGGTTTTGCCGTCGGTGTTCCATATCTGGAAAGAAATGCGCGCGCGGAAAGCCGTCGCGCCCGAGAATGATAAAGCATGA
- the lptC gene encoding LPS export ABC transporter periplasmic protein LptC — MTPGALDSDDHDLDRARLSQLLRPDTRERARLKLTGQRRTFIMRWVRLLLPLAALAIVAVVIAWPKMEDNMAPVRKEEILPQTVGRNELINPRFESEDSDAQPFTVTAISATQDSNDQTLILLNKPKADIKLNSGHWIAGEADQGEYRQEQKNLTLTGNVRLTQDEGYMMETASLFVDMNTRTVRTSDAVRGSGPAGTLQATGMQGDGVSGVLVFTGPATLVLNRSVKGLSQ; from the coding sequence ATGACACCCGGCGCATTAGATTCCGACGATCACGATCTGGACCGGGCGCGCCTGTCCCAGCTCTTGCGCCCCGATACGCGGGAACGTGCGCGGCTGAAACTGACGGGGCAACGTCGGACTTTTATCATGCGGTGGGTGCGCCTGTTGCTGCCATTGGCGGCGCTGGCGATTGTGGCGGTGGTGATTGCCTGGCCAAAGATGGAAGACAACATGGCCCCGGTGCGCAAGGAAGAAATCCTGCCGCAGACGGTGGGTCGGAACGAACTGATCAATCCGCGTTTCGAAAGCGAAGACAGTGACGCCCAACCCTTCACCGTCACCGCCATATCCGCCACACAGGACAGCAACGATCAAACATTGATCCTGCTGAATAAACCGAAGGCGGACATCAAGCTGAATTCCGGGCACTGGATTGCGGGCGAAGCGGATCAGGGCGAATACCGTCAGGAGCAAAAGAACCTGACCCTGACCGGGAATGTCCGCCTGACTCAGGATGAAGGGTATATGATGGAAACCGCCTCCCTGTTTGTTGATATGAATACACGTACAGTCCGCACCAGCGACGCCGTGCGTGGCAGCGGCCCGGCGGGCACGTTACAGGCCACCGGCATGCAAGGTGATGGCGTCAGCGGCGTTCTGGTCTTTACAGGCCCCGCGACACTGGTTCTCAACCGCTCTGTGAAGGGCTTGTCACAATGA
- the recR gene encoding recombination mediator RecR: protein MSQTSNYGRDDGPMDQLIRAFANLPGLGPRSARRIALHLLSRKDSAMKPLAHALDHAAETIRTCSACGNLDMADPCRVCQDTSRNARTLCVVSGVSDLWAIERTGAYKGRYHILGGLLSALDGIGPQDLRIASLLERVRHDGFDEIILALAATVDGQATAHYITDRLHGNNSGNQAVKITRLAHGIPVGGDLDYLDDGTIATALKSRA from the coding sequence ATGAGTCAAACCAGCAATTATGGGCGTGACGATGGCCCGATGGATCAATTGATCCGCGCCTTTGCCAATTTACCCGGACTGGGGCCGCGTTCGGCGCGGCGGATTGCGTTGCATCTGCTGTCGCGCAAGGACAGCGCGATGAAACCACTGGCCCACGCGCTGGACCATGCGGCGGAAACCATCCGCACCTGTTCCGCGTGCGGCAATCTGGATATGGCCGATCCGTGCCGCGTGTGTCAGGACACCAGCCGCAATGCCCGCACATTGTGCGTGGTATCCGGCGTGTCGGATTTATGGGCGATTGAACGCACGGGTGCGTATAAAGGGCGCTATCACATTCTGGGTGGATTGCTGTCCGCACTGGACGGGATCGGGCCACAGGATCTGCGCATTGCATCGCTGCTGGAGCGTGTGCGCCATGACGGGTTCGATGAAATCATTCTGGCGCTGGCCGCGACAGTGGACGGGCAAGCCACAGCCCACTACATCACCGATCGTCTGCATGGCAATAACAGCGGGAATCAGGCCGTAAAAATCACACGGCTGGCCCACGGCATTCCGGTGGGCGGGGATCTGGATTATCTGGATGATGGCACCATCGCCACGGCGTTGAAATCGCGTGCGTGA
- a CDS encoding DUF1150 family protein produces the protein MTDCKTTDCKSASALRDISAQDFLGFGVQHVAYVRPAILNGQKVFSIHAADGTPLGYHDNFDAALVLTRQNDLEPVRVQ, from the coding sequence ATGACGGACTGCAAAACAACGGACTGCAAATCGGCGTCCGCCCTTCGCGACATTTCTGCGCAGGATTTTCTCGGCTTTGGTGTGCAGCATGTTGCCTATGTACGCCCGGCCATTCTGAACGGCCAGAAGGTGTTTTCCATCCATGCTGCTGATGGGACGCCGCTGGGGTATCACGATAATTTCGATGCGGCCCTGGTCCTGACACGTCAGAACGATCTGGAACCTGTGCGCGTGCAGTGA